The Macaca thibetana thibetana isolate TM-01 chromosome 9, ASM2454274v1, whole genome shotgun sequence region CAGGGCCCCAGGCACCCATGCAGACCCCAGGCCCCAGGCACCCGCCCAGCCCCCAGGGCCCCAGGTACCCGCCCAGCCCCCAGGGCCCCAGGCACCCATGCAGACCCCAGGCCCCAGGCACCCGCCCAGCCCCCAGGGCCCCAGGTACCCGCCCAGCCCCCAGGGCCCCAGGCACCCATGCAGACCCCAGGCCCCAGGCACCCCCCGCCAGCCCCCAGGGCCCCAGGTACCCGCCCAGCCCCCAGGGCCCCAGGCACCCATGCagaccccaggccccaggcccaggccccaggccccaggtaCCCGCCCAGCCCCCAGGGCCCCAGGCACCCATGCAGACCCCAGGCCCCAGGCACCCGCCCAGCCCCCAGGGCCCCAGGTACCCGCCCAGCCCCCAGGGCCCCAGGTACCCGTCCAGCCCCCAGGGCCCCAGGCACCCATGCagaccccaggccccaggcctgaTTTCGCACTCAACGTTTTGTCAAGGGTACATGGGGGGCCCTCTCTGGAGCCAGCAGCCTCCCTTGAGCTCAGCACCAAACAAGCCTGAGTGACAACAGAATTAAAACCTTTAGACTGAACGTTTATCGGCGACTACGTTTTTCCATCATTTTCACAAATCAGGGACATTTGTACCAATTGGCAGGGCCCACCCCATGACTGCCGGCCCCCTAGAGCCCTGGCCAGGGCCCAGGTCTGGGGCTGCTGCTGGGAGGCCTGTTGTGAGTGGTGGTACCGGAGCTCAGGGTGCCCCCAATTCCTCTTCCGGCCCAGGTGGTCTTCACCAGGCCTACAGCAGGGGGCTGAGGGCAAGCACCCCCTTCTTGAGGATGAGGTTTCCGTAGAGGGCCGTCTCCCTGCAGAGGAGCCAAGCCCAGCACTAAGCTGGGCGGCAGGGCCAGGGTGCTGAGACCTTTCTCCAGCCTCTGGGGGACGGAGCAGACCCCGTCCACCTTCACCCACTTGATGCTCAGGCAAATGGGGGCCCTGCCCCCCAAATTCCTCCCTGGTCTCTCCACTCTGTGGGACATCTAGCCTCAGCCAGGCAGAAGCTGAGAAGAGGGTAGGGGCAGCTCCTGAGGGCCCGGTGGGGACGGGGGCAGCTCCTGAGGCTCCGGTGGGGATGGGGGCAGGTCCTGAGGGCCCGGTGGGGATGGGGACAGCTCCTGAGGGCCCGGTGGGGACGGGGACAGCTCCTGAGGGCCCGGTGGGGACGGGGGCAGCTCCTGAGGGCCCGGTGGGGACGGGGGCAGCTCCTAGGGCCCTGGTGGGGATGGGGACAGGTCTGAGTCAGCTGGAACTCACCCTGTTGCCACAACAGCAAAAGCCTTCTTAGCCCGCTCATAAAACTCGAACCTCTCTAACTTTGCCAGGGCTCTCTGGAAGACAAAATGGCTGGGTTGGAGGAAACCCTGTCCAGAAACCCTCATGGGCCAGCCCTGGACTCCCCAGGGCCCCAAGTAGGGAGGGCACCAGGAAGTGGGGCCCCTGAGTTCCATTTCTTGGGCTCTCCCTCTGCAGGGGCCCCAGGGTCACTCAGCCTCTGGCTCCCGAGGCCTAGGATGGGGGCCCCAGGACATTGTGGATGAGGAACCTGCCATGCTTGGTttctgcctggcctgggaccaCCCAGCCAGCTCAGCAGACTGTCAAGCCCCTGCCAGCTGTCCTAGGGGGTCCCCTGCCCAGGACGAGAGACCCTGGCCTCCCCTTATGGAGGCCCTGCCTGAGACCTGCCAGTGGGTTGCCCGGGACAATGGGCCTGTCCCCTTGCAGGGCAAGGTGAGGAGGGGGCTAGGCCTCAGACCAACCATAGCCAGGATGGGGCGAGAGACCTGGGACCAGGGGGTACTCCCCCAGGGGAGACTGAGGAGGTAGAGGCCAGGCATCCCGTGTCCTCCAGGCTTCACTCACAGGCTGTGGTGGGTGAGGACCCCTCCCACCTCGCCCTGGCAGGTCAGGATCCTGGGCGGAGTTGGGGGGCAGGTGGAAAGCTCGGGGGCAGAGGAAGAGGGGCCACACTGCCCATGTGCACCTCTTCCACCTGGCTGGTGAGGGAGCGCCCAGTGGTCCGGGGTTCTCAGGGTGATGGGTGGGAGACCGCTTAAGGACAGAGCTTGGGACCCTGTCTTTGGCTCCCACTGAGCCTCCAGGAGACAGAGGGTCCCTGGCCCTTTCCCCACAATTGGGGCTGCAGGCTCACCGTGCAGCCGGCCCTGTGTAGAATGGACTCATACTCCGTCCACACCGGGGTCTGCAGGCCCCTCTCCTTGTCGCTGGGCACCAGCTCCATGACTGCAGCCTAGAAGGAGGGGTCAGCTCTGGGGCCCGGGGTGCTGCCAGCCTTCCTGGTCAGGTGACCATTCAGGACTCCCCTGGTGAGGATCAGGGCCCCTTGGGGACACATGGCTTCTCCCCCCCACTCCAAGGCAGGTGGGCCCTATGAAGCCCGCAAAAGGGGAAACCAAGGCGCGGAGCAGCAGGGTGCAGGGGCGACTCAGCCCTCACCGGACTCTCCACATAGGTGTCCAGGGGGAGCAGCTTCAGCAGAGCCTCCAGGAGCGGCGGGATGCCCAGGCCTGGAGGGCAGAGGGGGCGGCACTCAGTCTCCAGCCCGCCTGCCCGCCTGCACCCTCCACACTGCAAGCATGGACTTGGGGCCACCACAGGCCACAGAGGAGCCTCAGAGCCAGGGGCACTGCTCACCCGCCCGCCCTGCCCTGGGGGACCTGGGGCTCGCTCACCGTCTGCACGGATCTCCAGGGGCCCACACTGGCAGATGGAGGAGGCCGGGAAGTTCAAGTCCGCAAGAACTAAACAGCCGGGAGGACAGCGCGTGGTCAGCACCTATCCCTGCCCTCGGGGTCGGCGCCGCCCATCCTCCCACCCAGTCACGGCGGCAGATCGTGGCCACAAGGGGTCTCAGGTCAGCCGGTTGGGCGCCCCCACCGCCGGCCGCAGTCAGTCTGCAGGGCTGGAAGCCAGCCGAGGAggcggggaggtggggagggcaaGGTCCCCGTCTGGGAGGCGGAGAGGCGTCAACAGCTGCCCGCCAGGCTGTCGGGTGCTGCCCAGGCCAGGGGGCCGACCCGGACCCGGCCGCCTCCCCAGGGGCCAGAGGACGCGCAGCCGCCCGCGATGCCCGGACCAGGCCCCCGGCCACCCAGCCCCCGCCCCGGGACCCCAGGCCCCAGGAGAAGAAAAAGCGCCGAACCCTCGGGCGCAGCCCAGACGCGGCGGCTCTCGGGCCGTCTGGGGAGGGACTCGGGGAAAAGCTCCGGCCGGCCCCGCCCAGAGCCCCACGAGGTCGCGGTTCCCTAAAGAACGCGGGGGAAGCCAGGGAGGCCCGAGCGACGCCCGCACCCCAGGACCCGGCCCTTCTCGGCCCGGGGGTCCCCGCGCAAGCCTCGCCCGCCTGCCTGACCCGGCGTGGTCCCCGAGGCCCCGGCCCGCTGCGCTCACCGATCTCGTCCCCGTGCCCCATGCGCGCCAGCGCGTAGAGCAGCTCGGGGGACAGCAGCGCGGGGACACCCTTCAGCGCCACCATGGCCTGGCGGACGGGGCGGGCGGGgcctggggcggggcggggccttgCGGGGAGGGCGGGGTTTACGGGCCGGGGCGGGGCTTTACACGGAGGGCGGGGTTTGTGGGGAGGACGGAGATTTTGGGTCCCGGGCTTGGGGCTCGGGGATTGGGGATCCGCCGGGGCTAGGGTTCGGGGCTGGGGTCCGCTTACGGCTCTTGGAAGGGCGGGGAGCCCCGGGAACTGGGGACACTCGGGCTGAGTCGGGGCGTGGGGGCAACACCCACCCAACCTACAGGCCCCTCGCCAGGTCCGAGATTTGGGCGCCAGCGCGCTGTGGCCGGGGCTCCCCAGTGTCCCTACCCGACCTTCCCACCTCGAGCTCCCTCAGGCAGAAGGGGTTCAACTGCCACCCTCTGTGGCCTCCCCTCATGAGGGTCTCTGCCCTCTGACCACGTCGTGCTGCCCTTAGGCCTGGCAGAATGGCCGGAGCGCACCGGGTCCCTGGGGTCACCAGGGCAGGCAGCTGGACCCAGGCCTTCAGCCCACGCTCCTGAGGGGCGGGAGCACGGGACACGGAAACCGGGACATTAGACCCCCTGGAGGGGGTCCAGGAGGGCAGCCAGGCCCAGCTTCCAGGCTCAGCCGCGAGTGCCAGGACACCTAAGGGTCCTCCGTCATCCCCCGGTGTCAGCGGCCTGCAACCCCCTTCCCAGGATGGCGGCGTCCTGACCTTTGGCTGGGCTCAGGCTGGCTGAGCCCTCCCTCCGCGGAGCCATCTTCTTCCACCTGATTCCCAGCTGGACGCTAGCTGTGGGGCCAGCTCTGTGGCCCTGGCCCTCAGCCCTGAGGTGACACAAATGCTCCGAGGCCTGGTGGCTCctaaaaagttctgaaaatcaATCTATATGTGAAAAATGACAAAGCCGCCTCAGAAACCCAGAGGAAACAGACGTCTCCATGTTGAACTGCTTGGCCCTAGGAGCCTGTCCCCACGGGAAGTGGACTGGGCTGCGTCAGAAAAGCCTGGTGGGGCCACCCAGGCTGGCACCCAGCAGCACCTGAACAGCTGGCCCTGGGCTGGCCGCTTGGGCAGAGAGAAGACTGGGGCTACCCAGGGCCTGCCGATGAGGGCGGCTTTGCACTGAGGCCACCAGGGTTCGGAGCTGTCCCTGGGCAGTTTCTACTCCAACCTGTAAGTGGAGAGTCACCATTTACCCAAATATACAAGGGCAGCCGATTTTAGAGAGATGGGCAAGAAAGTTTTCAGCTTCAAAACcaaatcaggccgggcacggtgactcaacacctgtaatcccagcactttgggaggctgaggtgggtggatcacctgaggtcaggggttggagaccagcctggccaatatggtgaaaccctgtctcttcaaaatatacaaaaattatccgggcgtggtgaccggcgcctgtaatcccagctacttgggaggctgaggcacgagaattgcttgaacccggagggtggagggtgcagtgagctgagatcactcctctgctctccagcccgggtgtcagagagagactctgtctcaaaaaaacccaaaacaaacaaacaaaaaacacctaatCAAACCCCAAACAATATTGGGGCCAGAGGTCAACTAGCTCAGGAGTGGAAGCCTCACTCTGTGTCTGGGGTTCCCCTGCGTGGGACAGTGGTACCCCTGCTCCAGGCTCCCTGGGGCCAGCATGAAGACGAGGTCCATTCCCGAGCCTACGAGTTGGGCGCCTGTCCCTGCCAAACTCTGGAACCAGATAACTAAGACGCAGACCTCTGAGACGCGGCTTCCAGCCAAGCGTGGCTGACACAGGTGTGAACACGAGGCTGTAACCGGCCCTCCAGATCTCTGGGGTTCCACTGCTTGAAATCAAATTATGGAGGCTGACCCCAGTGCACATGAAAAATTAAACGGAGTGGATTTTCCCAATGTTCAGGCTTCCTCCCTTGGATACTTGAACATTTGGTGCCTATCCCTGCGTGTTTACTCCAGGCTCCAGGGCCAGTGGTTCATGACCTGCACGAACCTCCATGTGCTCCACTCCAGTAAGTGAGCAGGTTCCAGGTTCCCTACCCCGAGGGAAGAGCCTGTTCTGCCCTGTTGGACCTGAATCAAACTCCTTTTGTACCTATTTCAGTATTTGTTAAACAGTCCCAGATCCCAAGGCTTATCTGAAAAGAACATCTGCCTGTTTGAAGGTAAACTGCATGAGAACTCCCACCTGCCCTGGCAGAGGCGAGATAAACCTGCTCCACCCTAAAGGCAGCTCTGAACTAGCAGACTCCAATCATGGCACACAGGAGGACAGACGGGGTGGGTGGAAGTGCAGAGCCAATGCTTGCAAGGCCAGCGGTCGCAGAGCACGCGTGTGCCCATTTTGCCTATAAATGTAATTGGACACACGGGCGTGGCACCTGCCGCATTCAGGGAGCCAGAGCTCAGCAAAGGTCTCTGTACTTCTTGATGCAGGTGAATCTGTCCTTGGTATTCAGCCCAAGAACTCAGGGGTGGGGGCTCACACACTCTGCCCACCCAGCCCAAGGCCATGACCACAATCTAGGCCACTACCCACACCAAGCTGCGGGGCCAAGTGGAGGAGACACCTGTGAACGCTCTCTAGAGTCTGCACTGAGCTAGGGGGCAGGTGGGCTTCCCTGGGGGAAATATCTAGAACCATGGGCACGATGACACGTCCACAGTATGAAACATCAGGGCCACTAAAAAGAATGTTATGGGATCGTCattcagtgaaaaaaatcaaatggtgAAACATGCCACAACAGGCACAAACCTTCTGGACGGTATGTGCCTTAGCTTGGGCTGCTGTGATGCAGTGGTATGGTCTGGGTGGGTGATAAACACTGActttccacagttctggaggccacgGCTCCACGCAGGTTGTGTGTGAGGCCCATGGTTAACAGACAGCACCTTCCCACAGAGCACTCACATGGTGGGAGGGGCAAAAGAGTGCCCTCGGGGCTCTCCTAAGGGCAATAATCCCACTGGAAGACCACCGCCCTCTCATAAGGCACTAATTCCACTGGAGAGGCTCCGCCCCCTCATAGGGCACTAATTTCACTGGAGCTCCATCCCCTCatagggcactaatcccactcgAGGAGCTCCACCCCCTCATAGAACACTAATCCCACCGGAGGGGCTCCGCCCCCTCATAGACCACTAATTTCACTCGAGGAGCTCCGCCCCCTCATATGGCACTAACCCCACTCGAGGCCCTCCGCCCCCTCATAAGCCACTAATCCCGCTCAAGGAGCTCTGCCCCCTCatagggcactaatcccactggAGGAGCTCTGCCTCCTCATAGGGTACTAATCCCACTGGAGGAGCTCCGCCTCCTCATAGTGCACTAATCCCACTGGAGGAGCTCTGTCCCCTCATGGGGCACTAATCCCACTAGAGGAGCTCTGCCCCCTCACAGGGCACTCATCACACTCGAGGAGCTCCGACCCCTCatagggcactaatcccactggAGGAGCTCTGCCTTCATGACTAGTCACTGCCCAAAGTCCTCCCTCCTAAAGCAGTCACagtaggggttaggatttcaacccAGGGATCTGGGGTGGGGCTGAAACGAGCCTGACCCAAAGGGACAAATGGAGGTCCCTCCATAGCGACAGGAAGTAGAAGCATGGGTGCCAGGAGCTGCAGGGAAGCAGAAAAGGGGTTATTGTTTAATGGGGAAAGTTTGCATTTGGGAAAATGAAAGCTTTCTTGGATAGACAGTAATGGTTGCACAAGgagaatgtacttaatgccactgaaatgtGGACTTAAAAtggttcagaccagcctgggcaacatagggagactccatctctacaaaagatagattttaaaagttagctgggtgtggtagtgcaggcctgtggccccagctacttgggagcagggaggatcacttgagcccaggagattcaggctgcagtaagctgtgattgaccacggcactctagccttgTCTCTAAAGAACAATGGTTAAGATGGTCAAGTTTACGTCGTGTGTTACCACAACAGAGAAGAAAGCAGTGAAACTGAACAGAGAGCTCCTTATGACAGAAGTACAAAGGAAACAAGGTGGGCTCTCGTGAGGAAAGGGCTCTATGTAAGTGGGCATGGAAGAAAACCACAGTCCATGCCTGTGCacgtgtgcaggggtgtgtgtgtgcgcacagaAGTCTCTAGGAAGCCACGAGCCCAGCTGTTCACAGTGGATACCCAGGAAGGATGATGTGGGGCGACTTACTATACAAaccttttttctttgaatgttgtTCCTtacagtgaaaaaacaaaaaagtaaaaaaaaaaaaaaaaaaaaactaacatgaCAGAATACTCATTCCAGACATGACCTACGAGGCGTGGTGTCACCTGAATCGCTGTCACTTTAATCAGCAGAGCATCTGTGTGAAGGCAGCAGTGTTTCCCTCAGAGCAGCCCCACTCTCCAGCGGCAGGGACACAAGGACCTGCAGGCCCTGCTTTCCGCCCAAGCACAGCATGCCCAGAGGGACCAGCAGGGGCTCCTCAGCAGAATCTTAAGATTGAGAAGAAGGTGCTCCAATCAGGACGTGAACACGGACCCTCACAGGCTGGGTGAAGAAGGCAGTCATGCCGTGAGAGCTCGGGCCGTGACCACGCAGCAGTCAGAGAGAAACTGCGCACCACGGACGCTGCTCTCGAAAAGAGGATGATTTACTTGCTTCTAAAACTGACAGCAGGCTGCACTTGCCCTCTCCAAGCAAAGGTGTGAGGGAGGGGTGGCTGAGTCTCACTGGTCTTTGAAGTTGGCCTTTCTCTTTTCCACAAACGCAGTCATCCCTTCTTTCCGGTCATCCTGGTAGGAAAAGGGGCAGAAACAGAGCTGGACGCGCAGTCTCCTCACAGAGCCTGATGCCACCGTCCGCCCGTGTCTCCCTGGTCCTGCCTCACTCCTCATGCCCACAGGGGCCCAGGGGGCCAGGCAGGGGACTCAGCGGCAGGGACACCTGCCCAAGCAGAGCTGGGCCTGGGTGCGGGGATTTTCACTGCCTCTTTCTACCAATCTAGGTGATGGTCATTCAGGAGCTTGTGTATGTCAAACAAGCTCACATCTAAAGAGCCTCAGATGCACCTGTATGGGTCACTCACCAAGTCATCAAGTGGACGATGGGTGACCTGTATCAGGGGCTACCCTGTGTCAGAGCAGGACATGAGAACTCAATTCTGCATCTGCTTTTCTCAAGTTGTGTGCAAGCGTCCCCAGGCACGCACGCATCTGTACCCCTTCCTCAAGTGCCCAAACCACTTTTAATTTTACCGAACAATTAAAATGaggcgcctggcctcattttttaaaaaagtcttttttttttttttttttttttttttgagacggagtcttgctctgtcacccaggctggagtgcagtggccggatctcagctcactgcaagctcctcctctcgggttcccgccattctcctgcctcagcctcccgagtagctgggactacaggcacccgccacttcgcccggctagttttttgtattttttagtagagacggggtttcaccgtattagccaggatggtctcgatctcctgacctcatgatccgcccgtctcggcctcccaaagtgctgggattacaggcttgagccactgcgcccggccaaaaagtcttttttttgagacggggtcttgctttgttgaccAGTTGGACGCGAacaacccgcctcagcctcccaggaagctgggactATGGATGCACGACACCCAGCTGAAACCGCATTTTAAATAAAGTagccaggccgggcatggtggctcacgcctgtaatcccagcactttggggggccgaggcgggcggatcacgaggtcaggagatcgagaccatcctgactaactcggtgaaaccccatctctactaaaaatacaaaaaattagccaggcgtggtggcgagctcctgtagtcccagctactcgaggctgaggcgggaggcggagcttgcagtgagctgagatccggccactgcactctagcttgggagacagagtaagactccctgtcaaaaaaaaaaaaaaaaaaaaaaaaaaaggagctgctGCTTGAGGGTGCAATTCCT contains the following coding sequences:
- the FUOM gene encoding fucose mutarotase yields the protein MVALKGVPALLSPELLYALARMGHGDEIVLADLNFPASSICQCGPLEIRADGLGIPPLLEALLKLLPLDTYVESPAAVMELVPSDKERGLQTPVWTEYESILHRAGCTRALAKLERFEFYERAKKAFAVVATGETALYGNLILKKGVLALSPLL